In Brevibacillus marinus, the genomic window GCGTCCGCTGTCCGATGCGATCGAGTCGATGGATCGCACCCAACTGCAGTTGGATCAGCTGATGCGCGACCATAAGGCGCTCGTACAGATCGTCAAGGAGTACTCCGAATACAATCGTTATATCTGGTTTGACAAGGCCAAGGGGCTGAACGAAGCGGCCAGGGAGTACCGTGCGCAAGAGCGGAAACTGGCGGAAAACCAAGCGACCCTGGAAGCGAAACGCACCGAGTACGCCAACCTGTTGAGCAAACGGCAGCAGCTTGAACAAGAGCAGCTTGTGCTGTCGGAGGAAAAAGAACAGCTGGAGCAAGGCGATATCGCCAAGGCGGAAAAAGAGCGGGCCAGCAAGCAAAGCGAGCTGGCTGAGAAAAAACGGGAGCTGGCCAAAAAACAGCAATCGGTTAGCGCGAAGCAGCAAAAACTGTTTCAACTGCGAAAAACGATCGACGATCTGCAGTTGAAACAGCGGCAAGGAGAGCGCGACATGCTGGATTGCCTACAAGGGTTGGAGCAGGAAGCACTGGAGAATGAATTCCCCACGCATGCGCTGGCTCGCCGGGAATGGGAGCGGGCAGAGGGGCAGTTTGATTTTTCCTTGTGGCAGCATGAGGCCAGAGCGTACCGCGATTTGCTGCAGCAGGCGCTCGACCAGACCGGCAAGGTATCAAGTGCCAACGCGCTGCGCCAGGAGGCAGAGCAAAGTCTGGCCGATGTACAGCGGCTCTATGACGAGGAGGACAAGCGGCGTGAGGATTGGGAAAAGACCGCTGAAGAAGAGCGGCGGAAACTGGTCGCGCGTATCCACGAGTGGCAGGCGGAGGTGAAGCAGCTTGTGCTGCCTGCTGAAGTCGTTCGCCAAGTCACGCAGCAGGTGTTCGATTTTTCCTGGGATGACCGTTGGGAGTCGCTGCTGGACCCGGTGAAGCGCACATATGAAGAGATCCGCCGGCAACAGCTCGATCAATTGTATGAACTGCAGCGGCAGGAGAAAGCGAAACAGATGGAACTGCGTCAGACGGAAGAGGCCTGGCGGGAGTGGAACGAGAAGCGGGATCCGGAGCCGCCGCGAAATGAACAGACGGAAGCGGCTCGAGCGTGGCTTAGGGAACAGGGCATTCCCCATGTTCCGCTGTACTCGGCGGTCGAATTTCGCGAATCCCTGAGCGAAGAGATGAGGGCGCAGATTGAAGCGGCCCTTGCGGAATCCGGCTTGCTCGATGCCCTGATTATTCCCCTGCATCTGCAGGAGCGGGTGCATGCATGGGGCGAGCAGGTGCGGGATCGCGTCATCATAGCGGAGCCGAAGCTGTTGGCCAATACGATTGAAGATTGGTTCACGGTCACACCAATTGAAGGGAGCGGCGTCTCCCGGGAGGACATCGCCGCTGTTTTGCAGACGATCCTCTCGGAACCGTCTGCAACGGAGACGGGTGGCAGCTACATAGCCAGCGATGGCCGTTACGGCATGGGCTCCCTCGTGGGCAGGGCACCGCGTCAAGCGAAGTCCTATTACGTCGGACGGGAAGCACGGGAGCGTCATCGGCAGGAACAACTGCGGCTGCTGGAAGAGACGATCGCTTCGCTGCAACAGGAGATTGCGGCGCTTGGGCAGAAGAAGCAGGAAACAGCGGCCAATCTGCTCGTGCTCCAGCAAGAACTGGAGCGCTTCCCGCACGGCGATGATCTGCTCACCGCACTGCAAACGGTTCAGCAATGTCTGAGCCAGTTACAGATGCTGCGCAATGAGATACGGGCGAGAAACGAAAAGGTCAAGGCGGCGACACAGAAGTATCTGGCGGAAAAAGAGCGGCTTCAGCAGCTGGCACAGAACCTGACCATTCCTTTGGAAGAGGAACCTTTGCGCTTGGCGCTGCGCTCGATGAACGACTACCTGGACGACTTGAACCGGCTGCAGCAGATCTATCTGCACAACCTCAGCCTTCGTGAACAGATTCGTGACAGGCAGGCACAAGAAACCGAGGAGTTGGCTGAACTGGATGAATTGAAAGGGGAGGAAAACAAATACCAGAGCGAAGTGGCCAAATTGCAGAGTGGAATTGAATCGCTGGATCGGCTGCTAGCCTCGAAGGGAGCGGAAGAGATTCGCAATCGGTTGCGCTACGTCTATGAGCGGCTGAACTTCCTGCCGGAGGCGATCCGTCAGGCAGGCGAACAGGCGGTGGAGACGCGGAAGGATATGGAGCGGCTGCAAGATGAGCTGATTAAGCTGCACGATTTGCTGCAGGTGTACCGAGCAATCTATGAGGCTTGGCGGAAAGTGGTCGAACAAGAGCACGCATTGGGGTTGTGGCGGTATGTACTGCCTGAAATCGAGCAGGAGCTTGCGGGGGA contains:
- a CDS encoding TIGR02680 family protein, translating into MNQHRWQLSRAGLVNFWYYDEETFEFADGRLLLRGTNGSGKSVTMQSFLPVVLDGKKSPDRLDPFGSKARRMEDYLLGEKEVTGRDERTGYLFLEFVKPLTLQYATVGIGLKAKRNSSIDFWGFAIEDNRRVGIDLFLYKQEFNAETRQYEKIPLSKSELEKELGSGGRVVHTQGEYAELVNKMIFGFPSLDAYEDLIKLLIQLRSPKLSKDFKPTVIYGILENALPALSDEELRPLSDAIESMDRTQLQLDQLMRDHKALVQIVKEYSEYNRYIWFDKAKGLNEAAREYRAQERKLAENQATLEAKRTEYANLLSKRQQLEQEQLVLSEEKEQLEQGDIAKAEKERASKQSELAEKKRELAKKQQSVSAKQQKLFQLRKTIDDLQLKQRQGERDMLDCLQGLEQEALENEFPTHALARREWERAEGQFDFSLWQHEARAYRDLLQQALDQTGKVSSANALRQEAEQSLADVQRLYDEEDKRREDWEKTAEEERRKLVARIHEWQAEVKQLVLPAEVVRQVTQQVFDFSWDDRWESLLDPVKRTYEEIRRQQLDQLYELQRQEKAKQMELRQTEEAWREWNEKRDPEPPRNEQTEAARAWLREQGIPHVPLYSAVEFRESLSEEMRAQIEAALAESGLLDALIIPLHLQERVHAWGEQVRDRVIIAEPKLLANTIEDWFTVTPIEGSGVSREDIAAVLQTILSEPSATETGGSYIASDGRYGMGSLVGRAPRQAKSYYVGREARERHRQEQLRLLEETIASLQQEIAALGQKKQETAANLLVLQQELERFPHGDDLLTALQTVQQCLSQLQMLRNEIRARNEKVKAATQKYLAEKERLQQLAQNLTIPLEEEPLRLALRSMNDYLDDLNRLQQIYLHNLSLREQIRDRQAQETEELAELDELKGEENKYQSEVAKLQSGIESLDRLLASKGAEEIRNRLRYVYERLNFLPEAIRQAGEQAVETRKDMERLQDELIKLHDLLQVYRAIYEAWRKVVEQEHALGLWRYVLPEIEQELAGEDKHDLEELARLTVRRWQTQMGAQDREELNNRLQKVFEQERQASLLEYQPVLDYVLEFAVEPDRLEQAAAVDLAYKWEQLQQRAKRRTIQLEYNGKRMNPYLVQEKMERDILIQREVLTEEDQKIFKDVILHSVGRVIKQRILRAEKWVSGMNELMRQRNTSSGLTFSLQWVPLTAEDEQQLDTAELVQYLQKDPNLMRDQDIERITAHFRSRIEKAKDEEKASGGGETLHQIMRRVLDYRQWFRFKLRYRREGEPWKELTDRVFFTFSGGEKAMAMYIPLFSAAYSRYLEADPQAPMIISLDEAFAGVDENNIRDMFQLIEQLGFNYMMNSQALWGDYDTVSHLAICELVRPKNADYVTVIRYRWDGKVLQMVTSPGEQTGSQHGGSADDRGKDDPHA